The proteins below are encoded in one region of Candidatus Glassbacteria bacterium:
- a CDS encoding outer membrane beta-barrel protein, translating to MRGLLILVLAVLLIPSPASARLEAGLGLSLGWPSGDFQDEVDFAWGGGGRVGWSFGEVSPAKATVFLDVNYLNYGRERRVEPFSYTIPDVFVDVITDNYLIHFSPGISVGLRNGPFRPYAEVYGGLTYIATKTKIENRSLPSVPIAESTNFNDYTYNFGFGGGLKIRLWQSKDSVPAVDLREALLDIKLSYVKGGEAEYLKKGSIERLENATIRYGTVRTATDIVQARIGVYLTF from the coding sequence ATGCGCGGGTTATTGATCTTGGTGCTGGCGGTTCTGCTGATTCCCTCGCCTGCTTCCGCCCGTCTGGAAGCCGGTCTCGGTCTCTCACTCGGCTGGCCCTCGGGCGATTTCCAGGATGAGGTCGATTTCGCCTGGGGTGGCGGCGGACGGGTGGGCTGGAGCTTTGGCGAGGTTTCCCCTGCCAAGGCCACTGTCTTTCTGGATGTCAACTACCTCAATTACGGCCGCGAACGTCGGGTGGAACCGTTCAGCTATACTATCCCCGACGTCTTCGTGGACGTGATTACCGACAACTACCTGATACATTTCAGTCCGGGCATTTCTGTCGGCCTCCGCAACGGCCCGTTCCGTCCGTATGCCGAGGTTTATGGCGGGCTGACTTATATCGCGACCAAGACGAAGATCGAAAACCGCAGCCTGCCCTCCGTGCCGATTGCCGAAAGCACCAATTTCAACGACTACACCTACAATTTCGGCTTCGGCGGTGGACTGAAAATACGTCTCTGGCAGAGCAAGGATTCCGTTCCGGCGGTGGACCTTCGCGAGGCCCTGCTGGATATCAAGCTCAGCTATGTCAAAGGCGGCGAGGCCGAATATCTGAAAAAAGGCTCCATAGAGCGGCTCGAAAACGCCACGATCCGCTACGGTACGGTTCGTACGGCCACGGATATCGTCCAGGCGAGAATCGGTGTTTACCTGACTTTTTAG
- a CDS encoding nucleoside hydrolase, giving the protein MIRLKAAVLLAALLLFSGSARAAKKIIFDTDLGGDIDDAFAHALVQISPEFEVLGITVGDGPTEGRGRVSCRMLWEAGQDTIPVAVGRATRLGDNRPLQINWGDGFDRCRPLDESAADFIIRLLKKYPHQITIISVGPVTNLGDVIRKDPGAWKLVREVYSMFGSFYMGYDRGPRPSAEWNVRADVESAQLFMTSGVPITLAGLDVTTMVKFDRDRRLQLLYRNSPLTDAISALYTLWSLPNPEGRDPTLFDPVAVAMAFTDEFVQLRRAHVRVTDEGFTVVDESKPPNCKIGINISTARFIDWLTRRLLTQNNMRL; this is encoded by the coding sequence ATGATCAGGCTCAAAGCAGCCGTGCTGCTCGCGGCCCTGCTGCTGTTCAGCGGCAGCGCCCGGGCGGCCAAAAAAATCATCTTCGACACGGACCTCGGCGGCGATATCGACGATGCGTTCGCCCACGCGCTGGTCCAGATCAGCCCGGAGTTCGAGGTGCTGGGGATCACGGTGGGCGACGGACCCACCGAGGGACGGGGAAGAGTGAGCTGCCGGATGCTGTGGGAGGCCGGACAGGACACGATCCCGGTGGCGGTTGGCAGGGCCACCAGACTCGGGGATAACCGTCCGCTCCAGATCAACTGGGGCGACGGGTTCGACCGCTGCCGCCCGCTTGATGAGTCCGCGGCGGATTTCATCATCCGCTTGCTCAAAAAGTACCCCCATCAGATAACGATTATCAGCGTAGGGCCGGTAACGAATCTGGGCGATGTGATCCGCAAGGACCCCGGGGCCTGGAAACTGGTCAGGGAAGTGTACTCGATGTTCGGCTCGTTTTACATGGGCTATGACCGCGGACCGCGGCCCAGCGCCGAGTGGAATGTCCGCGCCGATGTGGAGAGCGCGCAACTGTTCATGACCAGCGGCGTGCCGATCACCCTGGCCGGACTCGATGTCACCACCATGGTCAAGTTCGACAGGGACCGCCGCCTCCAACTGCTTTACCGCAACTCGCCGCTTACCGACGCGATCTCGGCGCTCTATACCCTGTGGTCGCTCCCCAATCCCGAGGGACGCGACCCCACCCTGTTCGACCCGGTGGCGGTAGCGATGGCATTCACCGACGAGTTCGTCCAACTCCGCCGGGCCCATGTACGCGTTACCGATGAGGGCTTCACGGTAGTGGATGAGAGCAAGCCGCCCAACTGCAAGATCGGGATCAACATTTCCACCGCCCGCTTTATTGACTGGCTGACCCGCAGACTATTGACACAGAACAACATGCGCCTTTGA
- a CDS encoding family 20 glycosylhydrolase: protein MSKLRVSTLVIVTCALYWVTSASAFVTELRQRGYALIPAPQQVELQAGDISLDGSWGVTAEGVADGDIARQRLIEGAQELHGLKFGGEGSGKVVLEIAAGTVTGVDDPALLKQGYRLTIAPGRVEITANEAPGLFYGVQSFLQLLRSGADGGYSLPVGTITDWPDLQLRFVHWDTKHNQKRISTLKRLIDWLAYFKVNMIGFEMEDKYEYPSHPIIGAPGAYTKEQMQELTRYALKRHMQLVPVIQSPAHMAYVLKHEQFAHLRADGSNYQACMCDPEAIELIFDMYDDMIEATPGVEYFHVSTDEVYYAGICGKCDREYNAENRSQAWIDFALKAHEFLKARGRRMLAWVEYPLFAEHLLQLPPDLIDGVMGGEQDFLDMEAKVGIRQLAYSSTQGGEYLFPNHLPTVYRGRYTRGRVEGNAGTVVRGLEMGANPIGSFAAAWDDSGLHEETFWLGWVSVTQYAWTHKSPTPEQTVADFMDAFYGPGHGDMVEVYNLLTEGARFFEDGWERIVSRERDPGYGNSYGPGVGTTRRDQLLFPPSLPDPASLSIEATFESKYAEQIEGAGELRTNNDRLIALLNRNMTKLQRNRYNQEVYLSIAQLERHFIETLLQLDRAEKSLLSAAAAAAEGKHGNAVANLVGANNTVAGLLEKREWMWSNLKTVWEKSRYEKGRSVDGRDFVHVLDDVKDHWADRRKGLDYMMAPFQRMELPAWRDSLVKIINVYAESHGVPVQGLAVPRLED from the coding sequence ATGAGCAAGCTGAGAGTCTCAACTTTGGTGATCGTAACTTGTGCACTGTATTGGGTCACGAGCGCGTCAGCTTTTGTTACGGAACTCCGTCAACGCGGCTACGCGCTGATCCCCGCTCCTCAGCAGGTAGAACTTCAGGCCGGTGACATTTCTCTCGACGGGTCGTGGGGGGTAACGGCAGAGGGGGTGGCTGACGGGGATATCGCGCGGCAGAGGCTTATCGAGGGAGCGCAAGAGCTGCATGGCCTGAAGTTTGGGGGTGAAGGCTCAGGTAAAGTAGTGCTGGAAATAGCCGCCGGGACCGTAACCGGCGTTGATGACCCCGCACTGCTGAAGCAGGGCTATCGCCTCACGATCGCACCCGGCAGGGTGGAAATCACCGCCAACGAGGCCCCGGGCCTGTTTTACGGGGTCCAGAGTTTCCTGCAGTTGCTGCGGTCCGGTGCCGATGGCGGTTACAGCCTGCCCGTGGGTACGATCACCGACTGGCCCGATCTCCAGCTCCGGTTCGTCCACTGGGACACCAAGCACAACCAGAAACGGATCTCGACGCTCAAGCGCCTGATCGACTGGCTGGCCTATTTCAAGGTCAACATGATCGGCTTCGAGATGGAAGACAAGTACGAATACCCCAGTCATCCGATAATCGGAGCGCCCGGAGCGTACACCAAGGAGCAGATGCAGGAGCTGACCCGCTACGCTCTGAAGCGTCACATGCAGCTGGTCCCGGTAATCCAGAGTCCGGCCCACATGGCCTATGTGCTCAAGCACGAGCAGTTCGCCCACCTTCGGGCCGATGGTTCAAACTATCAGGCCTGCATGTGCGACCCCGAAGCGATCGAGCTGATCTTCGACATGTATGACGACATGATCGAGGCCACGCCCGGTGTGGAGTATTTCCATGTCTCGACCGATGAAGTCTACTATGCGGGGATCTGCGGTAAATGCGACCGGGAGTACAACGCTGAGAACCGCAGCCAGGCCTGGATCGATTTCGCGCTCAAGGCCCATGAATTCCTCAAGGCCCGGGGCCGCCGGATGCTGGCCTGGGTCGAGTACCCGCTGTTCGCCGAACACCTGCTGCAGCTTCCGCCGGACTTGATCGACGGCGTGATGGGCGGTGAACAGGATTTCCTCGATATGGAGGCCAAAGTCGGGATCAGGCAGCTGGCCTACAGCAGCACCCAGGGCGGAGAGTACCTGTTCCCCAACCACCTGCCGACTGTCTACCGGGGACGCTACACCAGGGGTCGGGTTGAGGGCAATGCGGGCACGGTTGTCCGCGGCCTGGAAATGGGCGCCAATCCGATCGGATCGTTCGCCGCGGCGTGGGATGACTCCGGGCTGCACGAGGAGACATTCTGGCTCGGCTGGGTCTCGGTAACCCAGTACGCCTGGACCCACAAATCGCCGACACCAGAGCAGACCGTGGCTGATTTCATGGACGCGTTCTACGGACCCGGTCACGGCGACATGGTGGAGGTATACAACCTGCTCACAGAGGGTGCGCGCTTTTTCGAGGACGGCTGGGAGAGGATTGTCAGCAGGGAGCGCGATCCGGGTTACGGCAACAGCTACGGGCCCGGTGTCGGGACCACCCGCCGCGACCAGCTGCTCTTCCCGCCCTCGCTGCCAGACCCGGCCAGCCTGAGTATCGAGGCCACGTTCGAGAGTAAATACGCCGAGCAGATCGAGGGCGCCGGGGAGCTGCGGACGAACAACGACCGGCTGATCGCCCTGCTCAACCGTAACATGACCAAGCTGCAGCGCAACCGTTACAACCAGGAAGTCTATCTCAGTATCGCTCAGCTCGAACGTCACTTCATCGAAACCCTGCTCCAGCTCGACAGGGCCGAGAAGTCGCTGCTCTCGGCGGCTGCGGCGGCAGCCGAGGGCAAGCACGGCAACGCGGTTGCCAACCTTGTCGGGGCCAACAACACGGTGGCCGGGCTGCTGGAAAAGCGCGAGTGGATGTGGAGTAATCTGAAAACTGTCTGGGAGAAAAGCCGCTACGAGAAAGGGCGCAGCGTGGACGGCCGGGATTTCGTCCACGTGCTCGATGACGTGAAAGACCACTGGGCCGACCGCCGCAAGGGGCTGGACTACATGATGGCCCCGTTCCAGCGCATGGAGCTGCCCGCCTGGCGCGACAGCCTGGTGAAGATTATCAACGTCTACGCCGAGAGCCACGGTGTGCCGGTGCAGGGGCTGGCCGTGCCCCGGCTGGAGGACTGA
- a CDS encoding DUF1080 domain-containing protein: MRIPAILTIAAIFTCMPITDNPRAAEHETDLTGFVDIFDGKTLDGWSKLTSYNDHGQWEIIDGAIAGDQWPAGEGGLLATDKMYSDFEVYAEVKTTYPQDSGLFLRVQPNVLSYQITIDHRPQGEIGAVYIPLGGGFAQHCYRGFSLWDPFDYNAMRVRIESQPPRIQIWLNGEKINDYQGVLKNDGTPVVPHSGTIAIQVHPGENWRKGSKVLFRKIAVKELN, encoded by the coding sequence ATGCGGATACCTGCAATCCTGACAATCGCTGCCATTTTTACCTGTATGCCGATCACCGATAACCCGCGTGCGGCCGAACACGAAACCGACCTGACCGGGTTCGTGGACATTTTCGACGGGAAGACGCTGGACGGCTGGTCCAAACTGACAAGCTACAACGACCACGGCCAGTGGGAGATTATCGATGGCGCGATTGCCGGGGACCAGTGGCCCGCGGGAGAAGGCGGCCTGCTTGCCACCGACAAGATGTACAGCGATTTCGAGGTATACGCCGAGGTCAAGACCACGTATCCCCAAGACTCCGGGCTGTTCCTGCGCGTCCAGCCGAACGTACTGTCCTACCAGATCACGATCGACCATCGCCCCCAGGGAGAGATCGGCGCGGTCTACATTCCCCTCGGCGGCGGGTTCGCACAGCATTGTTATCGCGGTTTCAGCCTGTGGGACCCGTTCGACTACAACGCGATGAGGGTCCGGATCGAAAGCCAGCCGCCCAGAATCCAGATCTGGCTCAACGGCGAGAAGATCAACGACTACCAGGGCGTGCTGAAAAATGACGGCACTCCGGTGGTGCCTCACAGCGGCACGATAGCGATACAGGTCCATCCCGGCGAGAACTGGCGCAAAGGCAGCAAGGTGCTGTTCCGCAAGATCGCAGTCAAGGAGCTTAACTAG
- a CDS encoding prolyl oligopeptidase family serine peptidase, with protein sequence MDNQLKFSFGLMVMLAALLLPVMLAGAPLRVIIDTDAACERDDQHAIAYALLSPEYFAIEGFTSVHNGQGTSEKNFLEIHHLLGMAGARGIPVFKGADRPLPGTDTPVASDAVKFIIERSKAAGDTELVVLGIGAATNLASAILLDPGIADRVTFAWLGGVGWPDGDGDEHNMMQDLAAARVLFSSGVKLLYIPCGNNVLFQTKFHSARALRGVSPLGDYLHLLMMTNRWPMDEPFNLADLTAVTALAHPEMVNWLDSPAPSLDERGNFDFSKTYGPIKVATGLAENVYGGPVPLWDEFYGKVADAAPEVSDIREELCRVLNVHPDPPGVQAVEGEVERFEGYTRQEVRWPTIFGEWVPAYLCRPVNAKGKRLPAVICLSGTGGDRIVLTRPDFGIGEYVSIGRTAKHNRMIGWAAELARRGYVTLAMTQRGLGDRGRTGDKQSKAALIRGFTSQGIHTYEIRQALTYLAGLEDVDPQRIGCTGMSFGGITTFYTTAVDRRFAVAAPLCGGIGTLRHMLEIGTPGYHGHYWWLPRILQHFDMPELVASQSPRPYFIAAPLDDIGMPKEGVSELLEKVRPVYKQAGVPDALVAFRPPGKHSFTRPMFEELVKFFDKWL encoded by the coding sequence ATGGATAATCAACTCAAATTCTCATTCGGCCTGATGGTTATGCTGGCTGCTCTGCTGCTGCCGGTGATGCTGGCTGGCGCTCCGCTCAGGGTGATTATCGACACCGACGCCGCCTGCGAGCGCGACGATCAGCATGCGATTGCCTACGCTCTGCTGAGCCCCGAGTATTTCGCTATCGAGGGTTTCACCTCGGTACACAACGGACAGGGGACCTCGGAAAAGAATTTTCTGGAAATCCACCATCTGCTGGGTATGGCCGGAGCCAGGGGTATCCCGGTGTTCAAGGGTGCCGACCGACCGCTGCCCGGAACTGATACTCCGGTGGCCAGCGATGCGGTCAAGTTCATTATCGAGCGCAGCAAGGCTGCCGGTGATACCGAACTGGTGGTGCTGGGAATCGGCGCGGCAACCAACCTGGCCAGCGCGATTCTGCTCGATCCAGGGATCGCCGACAGGGTTACTTTCGCCTGGCTGGGCGGGGTGGGCTGGCCGGATGGGGACGGGGACGAGCACAACATGATGCAGGACCTGGCTGCCGCGCGCGTGCTGTTCAGTTCAGGAGTCAAGCTGCTTTATATCCCGTGCGGCAATAACGTGCTGTTCCAGACCAAGTTTCACAGCGCGCGCGCCCTGCGGGGAGTAAGCCCGCTGGGAGATTACCTTCACCTGCTGATGATGACCAACCGCTGGCCGATGGATGAGCCGTTCAACCTGGCCGACCTCACCGCAGTTACCGCTCTGGCTCATCCTGAGATGGTGAACTGGCTTGACTCCCCGGCCCCGTCGCTGGATGAGCGCGGCAATTTCGACTTTTCGAAAACATACGGCCCGATCAAAGTGGCGACCGGTCTGGCGGAAAATGTGTATGGCGGACCTGTTCCGCTGTGGGATGAGTTCTACGGCAAGGTGGCCGACGCCGCGCCGGAGGTTTCTGATATCCGCGAGGAACTCTGCCGGGTGTTGAACGTGCATCCCGATCCGCCCGGAGTGCAGGCGGTGGAGGGCGAGGTGGAGCGGTTTGAGGGATACACGCGCCAGGAGGTCCGCTGGCCGACCATTTTCGGCGAATGGGTCCCGGCCTATCTCTGCCGGCCCGTAAACGCGAAAGGCAAACGCCTGCCCGCCGTAATCTGCCTTTCCGGCACCGGCGGCGACCGGATCGTGCTCACCCGGCCGGATTTCGGGATCGGCGAGTATGTCTCGATCGGCCGGACGGCTAAGCACAACCGGATGATCGGCTGGGCCGCCGAGCTTGCCCGGCGCGGCTATGTGACCCTGGCGATGACCCAGCGGGGCCTGGGTGACCGCGGCCGCACCGGCGATAAGCAAAGCAAGGCCGCTCTTATCCGTGGATTCACCAGTCAGGGGATCCACACCTACGAGATCCGCCAGGCGCTCACCTATCTGGCCGGGCTGGAAGATGTCGATCCGCAGCGGATCGGCTGCACGGGCATGAGTTTCGGCGGGATCACCACGTTCTATACTACGGCAGTCGACCGGCGGTTCGCGGTGGCCGCGCCCCTCTGCGGCGGCATCGGCACGCTGCGGCACATGCTCGAGATCGGCACGCCCGGTTACCACGGCCATTACTGGTGGCTCCCCCGTATCCTGCAGCATTTCGACATGCCGGAACTGGTGGCCTCCCAGTCCCCGCGGCCGTACTTCATCGCCGCGCCGCTGGACGATATCGGGATGCCGAAAGAGGGAGTGAGCGAGTTGCTGGAGAAAGTCCGTCCCGTGTACAAACAGGCCGGTGTGCCTGATGCTTTGGTTGCCTTTCGCCCGCCGGGCAAGCATTCGTTTACCCGGCCGATGTTCGAGGAACTCGTGAAATTTTTCGACAAGTGGCTCTGA
- a CDS encoding DUF2264 domain-containing protein encodes MSASHRCPGLSSTVSRSAKVTQAAARTLIAFITLVALSLPVSSGAAGSQSPLDLKAQADSTLSPFTGYTRDHWLEIAGRIVAGFLPYFDRETGMPDFRGEDAESGHFQYTGSFEGESRNAFGRTMILASFYCAATGGNRVPGWQGTVNGPYLIGMIRGTNPDDSAYWGPTGPYGAFGNQLAQAIMYCPRYFWDPLTDTQKRRLAAWFRELVHGVGYECNCWYFNTGPVPVLERYGFDYDYDYITEKMARLQSWHSGDGFFIDGGNRAWDYYNFWGFQMFNLYHYRYTGKWQEKFGRGIRETTARFMEHFPWFFGSDGSPVPFGRSLTYRVASVCPVGYAEAAGLATLDPGLERRIASGTLKYFWEGGLLSPNGLVQPGWLGPNAIIAEDYIHRGAPYWVSVGFSPLLLSADHPFWTSREKPMPADNTSGVHVVSGSQMVFRTDAVRGESRLYPIGSPRHNTPGWQTGIKYFQHAYSSVLGWAALGEEGPDLSAGRSGVSLDGKTWVYRTQPSALFISERHNADYWMADLGRDGSARVVTQTLIGKKGEAHCVYHTYPNPLYMRMGGYGISVPHGSRPAEILNPNDLSLRLSGGEFESVIRVLEAPEGRLETVHVLPREGWNHSHLLGGSGAWPQWTSSEPVPPRTLVIFYADGAKGERIDLPEFEVFKDRLEEGLWVRFEDVQNLIEIF; translated from the coding sequence ATTTCCGCTAGCCATCGCTGCCCCGGCTTATCGTCAACCGTATCCCGGAGCGCAAAAGTGACTCAAGCCGCAGCTCGCACCCTGATCGCATTCATTACGCTGGTTGCTCTCAGCCTGCCCGTATCCTCAGGTGCCGCGGGCAGCCAATCGCCACTTGACCTTAAAGCCCAGGCCGACAGCACACTCTCCCCGTTTACCGGCTACACGCGCGATCACTGGCTCGAGATCGCCGGGCGGATCGTGGCCGGCTTCCTGCCCTATTTCGACCGCGAAACAGGGATGCCGGATTTCCGCGGCGAGGACGCCGAGAGCGGGCATTTCCAGTACACCGGCAGTTTCGAGGGCGAAAGCCGCAACGCGTTCGGCCGCACGATGATCCTGGCGTCGTTCTATTGCGCTGCCACCGGCGGCAACCGGGTTCCTGGCTGGCAGGGGACGGTCAACGGGCCTTACCTGATCGGCATGATCCGCGGGACCAATCCCGACGACTCGGCCTACTGGGGGCCGACCGGGCCTTACGGGGCGTTCGGCAACCAACTGGCCCAGGCGATCATGTACTGCCCCCGCTATTTCTGGGACCCGCTGACCGATACGCAGAAACGCCGCCTGGCGGCCTGGTTCCGCGAGCTTGTCCACGGGGTGGGCTACGAATGCAACTGCTGGTATTTCAACACCGGGCCGGTTCCGGTACTCGAGCGCTACGGGTTCGACTATGACTATGACTATATCACCGAGAAGATGGCGCGGCTGCAGAGCTGGCACTCGGGGGACGGCTTCTTTATCGACGGGGGCAACCGGGCCTGGGATTATTACAACTTCTGGGGTTTCCAGATGTTCAATCTCTACCACTACCGCTACACCGGCAAGTGGCAGGAGAAATTCGGCCGGGGAATCCGGGAAACCACCGCCAGATTCATGGAGCATTTCCCCTGGTTTTTCGGCTCCGACGGCTCCCCGGTCCCGTTCGGCCGCTCGCTGACCTACCGGGTGGCCTCGGTGTGCCCGGTGGGCTACGCTGAGGCGGCGGGGCTGGCCACACTCGATCCGGGACTGGAGCGGCGGATTGCATCCGGGACACTGAAATACTTCTGGGAGGGCGGCTTGCTCAGTCCCAACGGCCTGGTCCAACCCGGCTGGCTCGGCCCCAACGCGATTATCGCCGAGGACTATATCCACCGCGGCGCGCCCTACTGGGTCAGCGTGGGGTTCAGCCCGCTGCTGCTGAGCGCCGATCACCCGTTCTGGACCTCGCGCGAGAAACCGATGCCGGCCGACAACACCAGCGGCGTCCACGTGGTCTCCGGCAGCCAGATGGTGTTCCGCACCGACGCCGTGCGCGGCGAAAGCAGGCTGTACCCGATCGGCAGCCCGCGCCACAATACACCCGGCTGGCAGACCGGGATCAAGTATTTCCAGCACGCTTATTCCTCGGTGCTGGGCTGGGCGGCGTTGGGCGAGGAAGGCCCGGACCTGTCGGCCGGGCGCAGCGGGGTCAGCCTGGACGGGAAAACGTGGGTCTACCGCACGCAGCCATCGGCGCTGTTTATCAGCGAGCGGCACAACGCCGACTACTGGATGGCCGATCTGGGCCGGGACGGATCTGCCCGGGTGGTGACCCAGACCCTGATCGGCAAAAAGGGCGAGGCGCATTGCGTGTACCACACCTATCCCAATCCTCTGTACATGCGGATGGGCGGCTACGGGATCTCCGTGCCGCACGGCAGCCGGCCCGCTGAAATCCTCAATCCCAACGACCTCAGCCTGCGCTTGAGCGGCGGCGAGTTCGAGAGCGTGATACGCGTGCTCGAAGCCCCGGAGGGCCGGCTGGAGACGGTCCACGTCCTGCCGCGCGAGGGCTGGAACCACAGCCACCTGTTGGGCGGCAGCGGCGCGTGGCCCCAGTGGACCAGCAGCGAGCCGGTGCCGCCGCGGACGCTGGTGATATTCTACGCCGACGGGGCGAAGGGCGAACGGATCGATCTTCCGGAGTTCGAGGTATTCAAAGACCGGCTGGAGGAGGGGCTGTGGGTGCGGTTCGAGGATGTGCAGAACCTGATCGAGATTTTTTAG
- a CDS encoding MFS transporter, which translates to MSVEITANPLDETASNNGDTANGDYPYERRVIWLTSIGHGMMHVMELIYAGILPLLLLEFDLSLAQAGVLVFPGLVMLGAGSFPAGFLSDRWDSYRIFLLFFFGSALSCLLASISNSVWQLAGSLAALGLFLSLYHPSGLGLISMGVRRKGLVMGIHGIFGSVGLAISPFLAGFLGVRFGWKTAFALPAVLSLLCGVAMLFFPIRIAHHEIDEHGNKVRPTIEASTRRTLLWLYGIMIVLGFVYRGVMTYLPKFIGERFEVESLSAVVAGGLFASIALTIGGLGQMWGGHLSDKVDPFKLYNWVVPVYAPMLLIAAMFGGWPLILGMCIFFFFFFSGQPLENQMLARATPPAWRSTSYGVKFGLNLGVGALAAPVCGWIGDMWGMGWIFYSLALILLLAAAGVFRLRAVHESGSRTALSQG; encoded by the coding sequence ATGAGTGTGGAAATCACAGCAAATCCTCTGGACGAGACCGCCTCGAATAACGGTGATACCGCCAACGGAGACTATCCCTACGAGCGGCGGGTGATCTGGCTTACCAGTATCGGCCACGGGATGATGCACGTCATGGAGCTGATCTACGCCGGTATCCTGCCTCTGCTGCTGCTGGAGTTCGATCTCAGTCTGGCTCAGGCCGGAGTGCTGGTGTTTCCCGGTCTCGTTATGCTCGGTGCGGGCAGTTTTCCCGCCGGCTTCCTCTCCGACCGCTGGGACAGTTACCGGATTTTCCTGCTTTTCTTTTTCGGTTCGGCCCTCAGCTGCCTGTTGGCCTCGATCTCCAATTCCGTCTGGCAGCTCGCCGGCTCCCTGGCCGCGCTTGGACTGTTTCTCAGCCTCTACCACCCTTCGGGGCTGGGACTGATCTCGATGGGTGTGCGACGCAAGGGCCTGGTGATGGGGATCCACGGCATTTTCGGCAGCGTCGGCCTGGCGATCAGCCCGTTCCTGGCCGGTTTCCTGGGCGTCAGGTTCGGCTGGAAAACGGCGTTCGCTCTACCCGCGGTTTTGAGCCTGCTCTGCGGCGTGGCGATGCTGTTCTTCCCGATCAGGATCGCCCATCACGAGATCGATGAGCACGGCAACAAAGTTCGGCCCACGATCGAGGCCTCCACGCGCCGGACATTGCTCTGGCTTTACGGGATCATGATCGTCCTCGGCTTCGTCTACCGCGGAGTCATGACCTATCTGCCCAAGTTTATCGGCGAGCGGTTCGAGGTCGAGTCGCTGAGCGCGGTCGTGGCCGGTGGTCTGTTCGCCTCAATCGCCCTGACTATCGGCGGGCTGGGCCAGATGTGGGGCGGCCATCTTTCGGACAAGGTCGACCCGTTCAAGCTCTACAACTGGGTTGTGCCGGTCTACGCGCCTATGCTGCTGATAGCTGCCATGTTCGGCGGTTGGCCGCTGATCCTGGGGATGTGTATCTTCTTCTTTTTCTTCTTTTCCGGACAGCCGCTCGAAAACCAGATGCTGGCCCGCGCCACTCCCCCGGCATGGCGCAGTACCAGTTACGGGGTCAAGTTCGGCCTCAACCTCGGAGTCGGCGCGTTGGCGGCTCCTGTCTGCGGCTGGATCGGCGACATGTGGGGCATGGGCTGGATATTTTACAGCCTGGCGCTCATCCTGCTGCTTGCCGCAGCCGGTGTCTTCCGCCTCCGCGCGGTTCATGAAAGCGGTTCCAGGACCGCGCTTTCACAGGGCTGA